From Saprospiraceae bacterium, one genomic window encodes:
- the ltrA gene encoding group II intron reverse transcriptase/maturase — MKSARQKECDKSDSLFVANIPVWYESSGKVSPEWLSACKEQRHQTKDLMEKIASPLNLSEASKRVIRNGGKGGVDEMEVGEIRKWLQENMQTLREELLNNKYKAEALRGVQIRKPKGGYRQLGIPTVRDRIVQQAIAQQLQKYYDPSFSENSYGFRPKRNAHQALSKAAKYVTEGKRHVVDIDLEKFFDEVNHHRLMWLLRTRISDKRVMWIINQFLKTGILQGGLMQQRIKGTPQGSPLSPLLSNIVLDELDQELNRRGISYVRYADDLQIFVSSTASAERVMKSITKFIEGRMKLKVNRNKSAIRKYYETNFLGHSILNKGRVGLSKESEVKLKSKLKKITQRNRGDSLEQVLHELKVVLQGWLNYFKYASMQNKLKV; from the coding sequence ATGAAATCTGCGAGACAGAAAGAATGTGATAAAAGCGATAGCCTTTTCGTTGCGAACATACCCGTATGGTATGAAAGCAGCGGAAAGGTAAGTCCTGAATGGCTATCTGCATGCAAAGAACAACGACATCAGACGAAAGATTTAATGGAGAAGATAGCATCCCCATTAAATTTATCAGAAGCGAGTAAGCGAGTAATACGCAACGGAGGCAAAGGTGGAGTAGATGAAATGGAAGTAGGTGAAATCAGGAAATGGCTGCAAGAGAATATGCAGACATTACGGGAAGAACTACTAAATAACAAATACAAAGCAGAAGCATTGCGAGGCGTACAAATACGCAAACCCAAAGGAGGCTATCGTCAATTGGGGATTCCGACAGTACGAGACCGAATAGTACAACAAGCCATAGCGCAACAATTGCAAAAGTATTACGATCCTAGTTTCAGCGAGAATAGCTACGGATTTCGCCCAAAGCGAAATGCACATCAAGCATTGAGTAAAGCAGCAAAGTATGTAACAGAAGGAAAGCGTCATGTTGTGGATATTGATTTAGAGAAGTTTTTCGATGAAGTAAATCATCATCGATTAATGTGGTTACTTAGAACACGAATAAGCGACAAGCGAGTGATGTGGATAATTAACCAATTTCTAAAGACAGGAATACTTCAAGGCGGACTTATGCAACAACGGATAAAAGGAACACCACAAGGGAGTCCATTAAGTCCGTTGTTATCAAATATAGTGCTCGACGAATTAGACCAAGAATTAAATCGGCGAGGAATAAGCTATGTGAGATATGCTGACGACCTGCAAATATTTGTAAGCAGCACTGCAAGTGCGGAACGAGTGATGAAAAGCATTACAAAGTTCATAGAAGGCAGGATGAAACTAAAAGTAAACCGGAACAAGAGTGCAATTAGAAAATACTATGAAACAAACTTTTTGGGCCATAGTATACTTAATAAAGGCAGAGTTGGATTAAGTAAAGAAAGCGAGGTGAAGTTAAAGTCGAAACTGAAGAAGATCACGCAACGCAATCGTGGAGATTCATTAGAACAAGTACTCCACGAACTCAAGGTAGTATTACAAGGGTGGCTTAACTACTTCAAATACGCAAGTATGCAAAACAAGCTTAAAGTGTAA
- a CDS encoding aconitate hydratase, producing MNQPFDLDLIQKMYSQFADKVSTVRSVLGRPLTLTEKILYTHLHPESPLKEYARGKDYVFFAPDRVAMQDATAQMALLQFMTCGRSKTAVPTTVHCDHLILAKNGAGQDLATSNVENAEVFDFLQSISNKYGIGFWKPGAGIIHQIVLENYAFPGGMMIGTDSHTPNAGGLGMVAIGVGGADAVDVMAGMPWELKMPKLIGVKLTGQLNGWASAKDVILKVAGILTVKGGTGAIVEYFGDGAKSLSCTGKGTICNMGAEIGATTSTFGYDESMGRYLKATGREIIADFCDRIADHLTGDKECYAQPEKYFDQVIEINLSELEPHINGPYTPDLAWPISKFANAVKENNYPEKLEVGLIGSCTNSSYEDLSRAASLARQAVAKNLKVKSEFTVTPGSEQIRFTIHRDGLLSDFEKMGAVVLANACGPCIGQWARHNTDPSRKNSIITSFNRNFSKRNDGNPNTHAFVASPEIVTALAIAGDLRFNPLTDSLINEKGESVKLDAPAGYELPPAGFDVKDAGYQAPAENGSDIQIQINPASKRLQILTPFEVITFEQLHGLRLLIKAKGKCTTDHISMAGPWLEFRGHLENISNNCLIGATNYFNGETNKVLNFIKEDYLPVPDSARLYKANGVGTIVVGEENYGEGSSREHAAMEPRYLGVKAVIVKSFARIHETNLKKQGMLALTFQNPSDYDLIRQDDVFDIKGFDQMTPGVPLKLDIHHRDGSSDQIVLLHTYNSAQIDWLREGSALNKIRKELN from the coding sequence ATGAATCAACCATTTGATCTGGACCTCATCCAAAAAATGTATTCCCAGTTTGCTGATAAAGTTTCAACTGTACGGTCAGTCCTGGGAAGGCCTTTGACCCTCACTGAAAAAATATTATACACCCACTTACACCCCGAATCTCCTTTGAAGGAATATGCCAGGGGAAAGGATTATGTGTTTTTTGCCCCGGATCGGGTGGCCATGCAAGATGCAACCGCTCAAATGGCCCTTTTACAATTTATGACCTGTGGAAGATCAAAGACGGCTGTTCCCACCACCGTGCATTGCGATCACCTGATTCTGGCTAAGAATGGAGCAGGTCAGGATCTGGCTACGTCCAATGTAGAGAATGCAGAGGTATTCGATTTTCTTCAAAGTATTTCCAACAAATACGGCATCGGATTCTGGAAACCCGGTGCGGGCATCATCCACCAGATTGTTTTGGAAAACTATGCGTTCCCGGGTGGAATGATGATTGGTACGGATTCACATACACCCAATGCCGGTGGACTTGGTATGGTGGCCATTGGGGTTGGCGGTGCCGATGCAGTAGATGTGATGGCAGGTATGCCATGGGAGTTGAAAATGCCAAAATTGATTGGAGTCAAATTGACAGGTCAGCTCAATGGATGGGCTTCTGCAAAAGATGTCATTCTTAAAGTCGCCGGTATCCTGACTGTTAAAGGTGGCACCGGAGCGATTGTTGAATATTTTGGAGATGGTGCAAAATCCCTTTCCTGCACGGGCAAAGGTACCATCTGCAACATGGGTGCAGAGATAGGTGCCACGACCTCTACCTTCGGCTACGATGAATCGATGGGCCGATATTTGAAAGCTACCGGCCGGGAAATAATTGCTGATTTTTGTGACCGGATTGCTGACCACCTGACTGGTGACAAAGAATGTTATGCACAACCGGAGAAATATTTTGACCAGGTCATTGAAATCAATCTCAGCGAGCTTGAGCCACACATCAACGGTCCATATACACCGGATCTGGCCTGGCCCATTTCTAAATTTGCAAATGCTGTCAAAGAAAATAATTATCCGGAAAAGCTGGAAGTTGGCTTGATTGGCTCGTGCACCAATTCCTCTTATGAAGATTTGTCTAGAGCAGCTTCTTTGGCGCGTCAGGCTGTTGCAAAAAACCTAAAAGTAAAATCGGAATTTACGGTGACTCCCGGTTCAGAACAAATTCGTTTTACCATTCATAGAGATGGTTTGCTGTCTGACTTTGAAAAAATGGGAGCAGTGGTACTGGCCAATGCCTGCGGGCCTTGTATCGGCCAGTGGGCAAGACACAATACAGATCCTTCTAGAAAAAATTCCATCATCACCTCTTTCAACAGAAATTTTTCCAAAAGAAACGATGGCAATCCTAACACACATGCATTTGTTGCCTCACCTGAGATTGTTACTGCATTGGCCATTGCGGGAGATTTGAGGTTTAATCCGTTGACAGATTCTCTAATCAATGAAAAAGGTGAATCGGTAAAGCTCGATGCACCCGCTGGATATGAGCTGCCGCCAGCCGGATTTGATGTGAAGGATGCCGGCTACCAGGCCCCCGCAGAAAATGGATCAGACATTCAAATTCAAATCAATCCGGCCAGCAAAAGGCTACAGATTTTGACCCCGTTTGAAGTCATTACATTTGAACAATTGCACGGTTTGCGTCTCCTGATCAAAGCCAAAGGTAAATGCACTACGGATCATATTTCGATGGCTGGCCCCTGGTTGGAATTCAGAGGACATTTGGAAAATATTTCCAACAATTGTCTCATTGGGGCAACCAATTATTTCAATGGGGAAACCAATAAAGTATTGAATTTTATCAAAGAAGATTATTTGCCTGTACCGGATTCTGCAAGACTCTACAAAGCCAATGGAGTGGGTACCATTGTTGTGGGTGAGGAAAATTACGGAGAAGGTTCATCGAGGGAACACGCGGCCATGGAACCAAGATATCTTGGAGTGAAGGCAGTGATCGTAAAGTCCTTTGCAAGAATTCATGAAACCAATCTTAAAAAGCAAGGAATGCTAGCCTTGACTTTCCAAAATCCATCCGATTACGATTTGATTCGACAGGACGATGTTTTTGATATCAAGGGATTCGATCAGATGACACCAGGAGTTCCCTTGAAGTTAGATATCCACCATCGGGACGGAAGCTCAGATCAAATTGTTCTCTTGCATACATACAATTCAGCACAGATCGACTGGCTTCGGGAAGGTTCTGCCCTCAACAAGATCCGAAAAGAATTGAACTAA
- a CDS encoding T9SS type A sorting domain-containing protein — MIKNILFVLICFFGILSVNGQSKKYIFMEHFTNTYCGVCGAVNPGFYNLIKKYEGNYHHMTVHPRFPYPQCSLYQANTSENTARASYYSVTSTPTVVINGTRKMAASNVNANILDGELNKQSAVAIVVKESGGSSRTVQVEVKTLGNKPAGNYRLFAAAAEKVLNLNTPNGEKVHHNVFRKFISAPDGNMIQIPESGNSLVLDFNFNVEPNWKESEIYLLVWIQETTTKDILNSGTKFDEDLSGSHQIKSIDFKVMTNPVKSNLVVQMEKGLTGDYAIMNIMGQMVDRGAVNPFTQTLDIDVSDYKKGIYLVRIQSGGQKLTKRWVKD, encoded by the coding sequence ATGATTAAAAATATACTTTTTGTTTTGATTTGTTTTTTTGGAATATTGAGTGTCAATGGGCAGTCCAAGAAGTATATTTTTATGGAGCATTTTACCAATACCTATTGTGGGGTTTGTGGTGCTGTAAATCCGGGATTCTACAATCTCATCAAAAAATATGAGGGCAACTACCACCACATGACCGTCCATCCGAGATTTCCTTATCCCCAGTGTAGTTTATACCAGGCAAACACATCGGAAAATACAGCAAGGGCTTCCTATTATTCTGTGACAAGTACACCCACTGTCGTTATCAACGGAACCCGCAAAATGGCTGCCAGTAATGTCAATGCCAATATTTTGGATGGAGAACTCAATAAGCAATCGGCTGTAGCCATTGTGGTCAAAGAATCCGGTGGTTCAAGTCGTACCGTTCAGGTGGAAGTCAAAACCCTTGGCAACAAACCTGCGGGGAATTACAGATTGTTTGCAGCAGCAGCTGAAAAGGTGCTTAACCTGAATACACCCAATGGCGAAAAAGTCCATCACAATGTGTTTCGCAAATTTATTAGTGCGCCAGATGGCAATATGATTCAAATTCCTGAGAGCGGCAACAGTCTTGTTCTTGACTTTAATTTTAATGTTGAGCCCAACTGGAAGGAGAGCGAAATTTATCTCTTGGTCTGGATACAGGAAACTACCACCAAAGACATTCTCAATTCAGGAACAAAATTTGACGAAGACCTCAGTGGCAGCCATCAGATCAAATCCATTGACTTTAAAGTGATGACCAATCCAGTGAAAAGCAATTTGGTCGTTCAAATGGAGAAGGGACTCACCGGAGATTATGCCATCATGAACATCATGGGACAAATGGTGGACAGAGGCGCGGTGAATCCATTTACGCAAACTCTGGACATCGATGTTTCTGATTACAAAAAAGGCATCTATTTGGTAAGGATTCAGTCAGGCGGCCAAAAGCTCACCAAGCGCTGGGTAAAAGACTAA
- a CDS encoding IS3 family transposase produces the protein MKPKAEFIQSLSGVYPTNKLCKMMNIPRNTLYHFIHRRDSPTKHLGLRDRIKSVFDSHMNRYGSRRIKMELAVKYSKNVSRHLIRKCMKEQNLKAIQPKSFVPKTTDSTGTKFPAPNLLLDFGKAQKPNEVWVGDITYIPLKNGQWAYLSTWIDTYLHKVVGWDVQTHMRSELVISAFNKAKLKCIQNKLSVIVHSDRGTQYSSKDFKNAIKGNRQSMTRKNEVYDNAIAESFFSRLKCECIRGTVFDDLDQLRFTLFEYIDGYYNTIRRHSSIQYYTPLEFENIYYSKNQFTHCN, from the coding sequence ATGAAACCAAAAGCTGAATTTATCCAGAGTCTAAGCGGTGTGTATCCTACTAACAAGCTTTGCAAGATGATGAATATTCCAAGGAATACTTTGTATCATTTTATCCACAGGAGGGATTCTCCCACTAAACATTTGGGATTAAGAGACCGAATAAAATCCGTATTTGACTCTCATATGAATAGGTATGGAAGTCGTAGAATTAAAATGGAATTAGCCGTAAAATATTCAAAAAATGTTAGCCGCCATTTGATTCGCAAATGTATGAAGGAACAAAATTTGAAAGCAATCCAGCCAAAGAGTTTTGTTCCAAAAACAACTGATTCCACCGGGACCAAATTTCCTGCACCCAATTTACTTCTTGATTTTGGAAAGGCGCAAAAACCAAATGAAGTATGGGTTGGTGACATTACCTACATTCCTTTAAAGAATGGCCAATGGGCCTATCTTTCAACTTGGATTGATACTTATTTGCATAAAGTAGTGGGCTGGGATGTTCAGACTCATATGAGAAGCGAACTGGTTATTTCAGCCTTCAATAAAGCAAAACTGAAATGCATCCAAAATAAATTAAGTGTGATTGTCCATTCTGACCGAGGAACGCAGTACTCTAGTAAAGATTTCAAAAATGCCATTAAAGGAAATAGACAAAGTATGACTCGCAAAAACGAAGTTTATGACAACGCAATTGCCGAATCATTTTTCTCAAGGCTCAAATGCGAATGCATTAGAGGTACTGTATTTGATGATTTGGATCAATTAAGATTCACTCTGTTTGAATACATAGATGGCTATTACAACACAATCAGAAGGCATTCATCCATTCAATACTATACACCCTTAGAATTTGAAAATATTTATTATTCGAAAAATCAATTCACTCATTGCAACTAA
- a CDS encoding NAD(P)H-dependent oxidoreductase subunit E codes for MSKNLSHLSRRKGLSDNLFEKIGYEAQENGSLHPEAIKEIAEEYLMGTANVFGTASFYDFTRPSNKGKKVYVCNGSACLTAGTQSALRSALQNQFKPEEIGDMCCLGRCHENVAFHYQGQNYSGSDLLQSNEIFKGEGKTYISPEKYHVEACGTQILTGPAPATAQLMEWMQSWLKMDVSSMVEEIKISGLRGRGGAGFPIWIKLDGCKKAAGNQKFIVCNADEGDPGSYSDRYLLEHQIELVLAGMWIAGRITGADTGVVYIRAEYPDSVSIAQSAVEIWREAGLLGQNILDSGFHFDFKIIKAQGAYICGEETALLSSIEGQRPEVRVRPPFPVNEGLFRKPTVVNNVETLANLPYILNKGGAKYASIGTEKSTGTKLVSLDSAFNIPGIYEVDMGTALADLVYHKAKGFRRPVKALHIGGPLGGLVPVSKLTDLSIDFESFASQGFMLGHASVVSVPEEFPIIYYLEHLFEFTAHESCGKCFPCRLGSTRGKEMIQKARNQHDYKIERKLMDDLLDTMKRGSLCALGGGIPLPVMNALKYFEDELAPYFRG; via the coding sequence ATGTCAAAAAATCTCAGTCATCTATCGAGACGCAAAGGCTTGTCAGACAATTTGTTTGAAAAAATAGGATACGAAGCTCAGGAAAACGGAAGCCTCCATCCCGAAGCCATTAAAGAGATTGCTGAAGAATATCTCATGGGCACAGCCAATGTCTTTGGAACTGCCAGTTTTTACGATTTCACTAGACCCTCCAACAAGGGTAAAAAAGTCTATGTCTGCAATGGTTCTGCTTGTCTGACCGCCGGTACCCAATCTGCACTGCGATCCGCATTGCAAAATCAGTTTAAGCCGGAAGAAATTGGGGACATGTGTTGTCTTGGCCGATGCCATGAAAATGTCGCCTTCCACTATCAGGGACAGAACTATTCGGGCTCAGACCTTCTTCAGTCCAACGAAATTTTCAAGGGGGAAGGCAAGACTTATATCAGTCCCGAAAAATACCATGTAGAAGCCTGTGGAACCCAAATATTGACGGGTCCTGCTCCAGCCACTGCCCAGCTCATGGAATGGATGCAATCCTGGCTCAAAATGGATGTTTCATCCATGGTGGAAGAAATCAAAATCTCCGGTCTTCGAGGCCGCGGAGGGGCTGGTTTTCCAATCTGGATCAAGCTGGATGGTTGTAAAAAGGCAGCGGGCAATCAAAAATTTATCGTTTGCAACGCAGATGAAGGAGACCCGGGGTCTTATTCTGACCGATACCTTCTGGAGCATCAGATCGAATTGGTACTTGCCGGAATGTGGATAGCCGGCAGGATCACGGGAGCAGATACCGGAGTGGTTTATATCCGAGCGGAATACCCGGATTCAGTAAGCATTGCACAATCTGCGGTTGAAATTTGGAGGGAAGCAGGGTTATTGGGACAAAATATTCTGGACTCAGGTTTTCATTTTGATTTTAAGATCATCAAGGCCCAGGGCGCCTATATCTGTGGAGAAGAGACCGCCTTGCTTTCTTCCATCGAAGGCCAAAGGCCGGAGGTCAGGGTTAGACCACCATTTCCGGTGAATGAAGGCTTATTCAGAAAACCTACGGTGGTCAATAATGTAGAGACCCTGGCCAATCTGCCCTATATTTTAAATAAGGGCGGAGCCAAATACGCGTCCATCGGAACCGAAAAATCCACGGGCACCAAGCTCGTGTCTTTAGACAGTGCTTTTAATATACCGGGTATCTATGAGGTAGATATGGGTACAGCCCTTGCTGACCTTGTTTATCATAAGGCCAAAGGATTCAGACGACCCGTCAAAGCCCTGCACATTGGAGGACCTTTGGGCGGGCTTGTTCCAGTCAGCAAGCTCACAGATCTGAGCATCGATTTTGAATCCTTCGCCTCTCAGGGATTTATGCTGGGACACGCCTCGGTGGTCAGTGTGCCTGAAGAATTTCCCATCATCTACTACCTCGAGCATCTGTTTGAATTTACCGCGCATGAAAGTTGCGGAAAGTGTTTCCCCTGCAGACTGGGTTCGACCCGAGGAAAAGAAATGATCCAAAAAGCAAGGAACCAACACGATTATAAGATAGAGCGCAAGCTGATGGATGACTTACTAGACACCATGAAAAGGGGATCTCTTTGCGCGCTGGGTGGAGGCATCCCTCTTCCGGTGATGAATGCCTTGAAATATTTTGAAGACGAGCTGGCGCCGTATTTTAGGGGGTGA
- a CDS encoding IS481 family transposase, whose product MKLETKLIKTKLGLVHLAEKLGNVSQACKIMGYSRDSFYRIKEMYDTGGEMALIEVSRSKPLVKNRVAPEVEKAVVDMAIDNPAFGQVRVANELVKRGIFVSPCGVRCVWLRHDLETFQKRLKALEAKVAQDGIILTEAQVVALERKKEKLESQGEIETYHPGYLGAQDTYYIGNIKGVGRIYQQTYIDTYSKVVLAKIYDRKNALVAADLLNDKVLPFYEHEQIRLLRILTDRGTEYCGKREYHEYELYLSLEDIEHTKIKARHPQTNGICERFHRTIQNEFYAITFRKKLYKSIEELQADLEDWLHYYNSDRPHSGKYCFGKTPMQTHIESKNIAIDKMLETHFE is encoded by the coding sequence ATGAAATTAGAAACAAAATTAATCAAAACTAAATTGGGATTAGTCCATTTAGCAGAAAAATTGGGAAATGTATCTCAAGCTTGTAAAATAATGGGGTATTCCAGGGATAGTTTTTACAGGATTAAAGAGATGTATGACACAGGAGGCGAAATGGCCTTAATCGAAGTCAGCAGGAGCAAACCACTGGTCAAGAATCGAGTGGCTCCCGAAGTAGAGAAAGCAGTTGTTGATATGGCTATTGACAATCCAGCTTTTGGACAAGTAAGGGTTGCAAATGAGCTTGTTAAGAGAGGAATATTTGTATCCCCTTGTGGAGTTCGTTGTGTTTGGTTGAGGCACGATCTGGAGACCTTCCAAAAGAGATTAAAGGCCCTCGAAGCCAAAGTGGCCCAGGATGGAATAATTCTTACAGAAGCCCAAGTTGTAGCCTTGGAGCGTAAGAAAGAAAAATTGGAATCTCAAGGTGAAATTGAAACATATCATCCGGGCTATCTGGGAGCTCAGGATACTTATTATATTGGCAATATCAAAGGCGTTGGTCGTATCTATCAACAAACCTACATTGACACTTACTCTAAGGTAGTTCTGGCAAAAATCTATGATCGTAAAAATGCTCTTGTAGCAGCCGATTTGCTAAACGATAAAGTCCTGCCATTTTATGAACATGAGCAAATCAGGCTACTCAGGATACTGACCGATCGTGGCACGGAATACTGTGGAAAAAGAGAATATCATGAGTACGAACTTTATCTGAGTTTGGAGGATATTGAACATACTAAGATCAAAGCACGACACCCACAGACTAATGGTATCTGTGAAAGATTCCACCGCACCATTCAAAATGAATTTTATGCCATTACCTTCCGTAAAAAGTTATACAAATCTATTGAAGAGCTACAGGCTGACTTGGAGGATTGGCTACATTACTATAATTCGGACAGACCTCATTCCGGAAAATATTGCTTTGGCAAAACTCCTATGCAAACTCACATCGAGTCAAAAAATATTGCAATTGATAAAATGTTAGAAACTCATTTTGAATAA
- the htpG gene encoding molecular chaperone HtpG — MQSGKISVQTENIFPIIKKFLYSEQEIFLRELISNAIDATAKIKVLANRGDAKGELGDIHIEVIPNKEDKTLTIRDRGIGMDADEVNRYLNQVAFSSAQEYLDKYKDELNIIGHFGLGFYSAFMVSDKVIVQSKSYKPEAKAVRWTCTGDTEYTIEEIEKEARGTDIILHLNDDSLDYLEEHKLESLLEKFCKFLPVPIQLGTKKEKIKEGDTEQEVELPNFINNTDPLWKKAPVDLLDEDYIAFYKELYPFSPDPLFWIHLNIDYPFNLTGVLYFPKITNQFEIQKNKIHLYSNQVFVTDDVKEIVPEFLMLLHGVIDSPDIPLNVSRSYLQSDSNVRKITGYITKKVAEKLNDLFKKDRKDFEQKWNDIGTFIKYGLISDEKFAEKAMDFTLLRNTENVYKTVAEYKEQIKDLQTNKNNRLTCIYTHDHQAHYSLVSQCRERGYDVLLMDHVIDNHFIQHLEYKAEMSFKRVDADTLDQLIEKEEKSESVLSQEDQDKILEVFKVVSIHNSKDTKMKALSPNDPPVQIVRPEFMRRMSEMQHMVHAMKGENDLFMDSYQLVINSNHPAIANKFFSLDTSGQNEMAVYLTELALLEQQMLKGQALHDFIKKSLQRA, encoded by the coding sequence ATGCAATCCGGTAAAATATCTGTACAAACTGAAAACATATTTCCAATTATTAAGAAATTCCTGTATTCAGAGCAGGAGATTTTTTTAAGAGAACTGATTTCCAATGCGATTGACGCAACCGCTAAAATCAAGGTGCTCGCCAATCGCGGGGATGCAAAAGGAGAATTGGGTGACATCCACATAGAAGTGATACCCAACAAAGAAGACAAAACCCTTACCATTAGAGACCGGGGGATTGGGATGGACGCAGATGAGGTAAACCGCTATCTCAACCAAGTGGCGTTTTCTTCAGCCCAGGAATATCTCGACAAGTACAAAGATGAACTCAATATTATTGGACATTTTGGACTGGGATTTTATTCAGCCTTTATGGTCTCTGACAAGGTGATCGTCCAGTCAAAATCTTATAAACCTGAAGCGAAGGCTGTCAGATGGACCTGCACAGGTGATACCGAATATACCATTGAAGAGATCGAAAAGGAAGCAAGAGGCACTGACATAATCCTTCATCTCAATGATGATTCATTGGACTATCTTGAAGAACACAAACTGGAATCATTGCTCGAAAAGTTTTGCAAATTTTTACCGGTTCCCATCCAGTTAGGTACAAAAAAGGAAAAAATAAAAGAAGGGGATACCGAACAAGAAGTTGAGCTACCCAATTTTATCAACAACACGGATCCATTGTGGAAGAAAGCTCCTGTGGATTTATTGGATGAAGATTATATTGCTTTTTACAAAGAACTCTATCCGTTTTCTCCGGACCCGCTTTTTTGGATTCATCTCAATATCGATTATCCTTTTAATCTGACAGGAGTATTGTATTTTCCCAAAATCACCAATCAATTTGAAATTCAGAAAAACAAAATTCATCTTTATTCCAACCAGGTTTTTGTCACAGATGATGTAAAAGAAATCGTTCCTGAATTTCTTATGCTGTTGCATGGAGTGATTGATTCACCGGATATTCCACTGAATGTTTCGAGGTCGTATCTCCAGTCGGACTCCAATGTCAGAAAAATAACTGGTTACATCACTAAGAAAGTAGCTGAAAAGCTGAATGATCTGTTCAAGAAAGACCGCAAAGATTTTGAGCAAAAATGGAATGATATTGGCACTTTTATCAAATACGGTTTGATTTCTGATGAAAAGTTTGCTGAGAAAGCCATGGATTTTACCCTCCTGCGCAACACCGAGAATGTGTATAAAACCGTAGCAGAATACAAGGAACAGATCAAAGATTTGCAAACCAATAAAAACAACCGCCTTACCTGCATTTATACCCACGATCATCAGGCGCATTATAGTCTGGTAAGCCAGTGCAGAGAACGCGGTTATGATGTCTTGCTGATGGATCATGTCATCGACAACCATTTTATCCAGCATCTGGAATACAAGGCCGAAATGAGTTTTAAAAGGGTGGATGCCGATACCCTGGATCAGCTCATCGAAAAAGAAGAAAAGTCTGAATCAGTCCTTAGCCAGGAAGATCAGGATAAAATACTGGAAGTATTTAAAGTGGTAAGCATCCACAATTCCAAGGATACAAAAATGAAGGCGCTGTCTCCCAACGATCCTCCGGTCCAGATAGTCAGACCTGAGTTTATGCGCAGAATGTCTGAAATGCAGCATATGGTACACGCCATGAAGGGTGAAAACGATTTATTTATGGACAGCTACCAGTTGGTGATTAATTCCAATCATCCTGCGATAGCCAACAAGTTTTTTAGTCTTGATACATCCGGACAAAATGAGATGGCCGTCTATTTAACAGAGCTCGCGCTACTCGAACAACAAATGCTTAAGGGACAGGCTCTCCACGATTTTATTAAGAAAAGCCTCCAAAGAGCTTAG
- the mscL gene encoding large conductance mechanosensitive channel protein MscL, with amino-acid sequence MWKEFKEFVFKGNLIDIAVGLVIATAFTAVTTAFVDGLFMPLVSKIFQFGDYKQAKIVLDAAVVSADGTVTTPENALYYGQFLSSIFNFLIIAFVMFVLIKGMKKINLAGKEEQAS; translated from the coding sequence ATGTGGAAAGAGTTTAAAGAATTCGTTTTTAAAGGTAATTTGATCGACATCGCGGTCGGATTGGTCATTGCTACAGCATTCACAGCAGTTACCACTGCTTTTGTGGATGGCTTGTTTATGCCTTTGGTTTCAAAAATATTTCAGTTTGGAGATTACAAACAGGCCAAGATTGTACTCGATGCCGCAGTGGTCAGTGCAGATGGAACAGTGACAACTCCTGAAAATGCCCTGTATTACGGCCAGTTTCTCTCCAGTATTTTCAATTTTCTAATCATTGCTTTTGTGATGTTTGTTTTGATCAAGGGAATGAAAAAGATCAATTTAGCCGGTAAAGAGGAACAGGCTTCCTAA
- a CDS encoding transposase — MDQSKTNNRRRRYDTEFKLNAIHLLESGRNASELADSLGVSKQMLYNWRSQIRITRNASVQPGTNNPYTELEQLRKKLRDVEMERDILKKALNIFSRQT; from the coding sequence ATGGATCAATCAAAGACAAACAATCGGAGGAGGAGGTACGATACCGAGTTTAAGCTTAATGCCATTCATTTGCTCGAATCCGGGAGGAACGCTAGCGAATTAGCTGATTCTCTTGGCGTTAGTAAGCAAATGCTTTACAATTGGCGTAGTCAAATCAGGATTACCAGGAATGCTTCCGTCCAGCCAGGAACAAATAATCCTTATACTGAACTTGAACAGCTCCGTAAGAAATTAAGGGATGTTGAAATGGAAAGGGATATTTTAAAAAAAGCCTTGAACATTTTCAGCCGGCAGACATGA